A genome region from Flavobacterium sp. CFS9 includes the following:
- a CDS encoding acyltransferase family protein — MRKNNFDFLRFSFALFVVISHSYPLSGSDLSNQWLLKITNNQIELSSLGLNGFFILSGYLIFQSLERSKNIVEYYWKRILRLFPGLFVVLALTILLAPFVYKSSISYLDNREVWTYIPRNLSLFKLQYNIAEIFKDNPYHFAINGSLWTICYEFSFYVLLSILFIIISKRRLVSFLLLFFFLMMFTGYNFFGIQLSQISKFGISAYHFINLGTFFVGGSLLASLNIENFKHKNFLLIIVSIFLVITLYFNLYNFCKHILLTSIILIIGLNPLKYISSFGKMGDPSYGIYIYGFPIQQTLMHFFNLNLSGLLTRSVLISIIFGYLSWHLIEKRALFFKKIFAKTNFDNKC, encoded by the coding sequence ATGCGGAAAAATAATTTTGATTTTCTAAGATTCAGTTTTGCATTATTTGTGGTAATTTCTCATTCTTACCCGCTTTCAGGAAGCGATCTTAGTAATCAATGGCTTTTGAAAATAACCAATAATCAAATTGAATTATCAAGTTTAGGATTAAACGGTTTTTTTATTTTAAGCGGTTATTTAATATTTCAAAGTCTGGAGAGAAGTAAAAATATAGTTGAGTACTATTGGAAAAGAATATTAAGATTGTTTCCCGGACTATTTGTAGTTCTCGCTTTAACTATATTGTTGGCGCCATTTGTATATAAAAGTTCAATATCATATCTTGATAATAGAGAAGTATGGACCTACATTCCTAGAAATCTTTCCCTGTTTAAATTACAATATAATATCGCTGAAATATTTAAAGACAACCCGTATCATTTTGCTATAAACGGTTCTCTATGGACAATTTGCTATGAATTTTCTTTCTATGTTTTACTTTCCATTCTGTTTATAATAATTAGTAAAAGACGATTAGTTTCATTCCTTCTATTATTTTTCTTTTTAATGATGTTTACGGGATACAACTTTTTCGGTATTCAGTTAAGTCAGATAAGTAAATTTGGAATTTCAGCATATCACTTTATTAACTTAGGAACCTTTTTCGTTGGAGGCAGTTTGTTAGCGTCTTTAAATATCGAAAACTTTAAGCATAAAAATTTTCTTTTAATAATAGTTTCCATTTTTCTTGTAATAACCTTATACTTTAATTTGTATAATTTCTGTAAGCATATCTTGCTTACAAGCATAATTTTAATAATAGGGTTGAATCCTTTAAAATATATAAGTTCTTTTGGAAAAATGGGAGATCCGTCTTATGGAATTTATATTTATGGCTTTCCAATTCAGCAGACATTGATGCATTTTTTTAATTTGAATTTATCGGGATTATTGACCCGATCTGTTTTAATTTCAATAATTTTTGGATATTTATCTTGGCATTTGATTGAAAAGAGAGCTTTGTTCTTTAAAAAAATATTTGCAAAAACTAATTTTGATAATAAATGCTAG